Proteins from a single region of Plasmodium cynomolgi strain B DNA, scaffold: 0860, whole genome shotgun sequence:
- a CDS encoding hypothetical protein (putative), which produces MKCYLPLNVILKQLMQNLKLCQELYKGTTQFQLEKHTQKQYQLTFCLS; this is translated from the coding sequence ATGAAGTGTTATCTACCATTGAATGTCATATTGAAACAATTGATGCAAAATCTCAAGCTGTGCCAGGAGCTCTACAAAGGGACAACGCAATTTCAGCTAGAAAAACACACTCAGAAGCAATATCAGTTGACATTCTGCCTCTCA